From the genome of Gracilimonas sp., one region includes:
- a CDS encoding fasciclin domain-containing protein, which translates to MKKSILTLLSFLFISASVFAQNTVMVGGEAMYPSRTIVENAVNSEAHTTLVAAVKAADLVETLSSDGPFTVFAPTNDAFENLPEGTVQTLLKPENKDQLTGVLTYHVVAGKLDAKAIQKAIKKGKGTATFTTVNGARLMATMNGMSNVVLKDENGNTANITTYDVYQSNGVIHVIDAVVLPK; encoded by the coding sequence ATGAAGAAATCAATTCTTACCCTGTTATCATTTTTATTCATCAGCGCTTCAGTATTTGCTCAAAACACCGTTATGGTTGGTGGAGAAGCCATGTATCCCTCGAGGACTATAGTGGAAAATGCTGTTAATTCTGAGGCACATACCACATTAGTAGCAGCCGTAAAAGCGGCTGACTTAGTGGAAACACTTTCATCTGATGGACCCTTTACAGTTTTCGCTCCTACCAATGATGCGTTTGAAAATCTCCCGGAAGGAACCGTTCAAACATTACTTAAACCTGAAAATAAAGACCAACTAACGGGTGTGCTTACCTATCATGTGGTAGCCGGAAAACTGGATGCAAAAGCTATTCAAAAGGCTATCAAAAAAGGAAAAGGTACGGCCACTTTCACTACGGTAAATGGCGCCAGGCTTATGGCAACCATGAATGGAATGTCTAATGTGGTATTGAAGGATGAGAATGGAAATACTGCAAACATCACCACCTACGATGTCTATCAATCAAATGGTGTGATTCATGTTATTGACGCGGTTGTATTACCTAAATAA